The proteins below come from a single Carnobacterium divergens DSM 20623 genomic window:
- a CDS encoding LacI family DNA-binding transcriptional regulator — protein MSNINEIAKLAEVSRSTVSRVISNNGYVKEETRKKVQKIIDELDYTPNQNAIYLKNGETKNIGIVSPDFSDVLTIFLSSFATIAKKYGYQVTLLLTDYDKKSEVEAFQKLKQKQIDGVFHIVRSNEWEVLEKYSKYGPIVTWQRVQSTKIDTIFMDHYEGFKLGLYHLYEKGHRKIKPFFGIEKSLNTVARVKAWYDFCLEKQLDPKLDDIIYDLHSSNDGRKIAQWWVKETTPPTAVLFPTDNVAVGFLAEARELEIVVPNQVAIIGFDNTFISELFNLTTIDYPMHLQAENAFFKLYNQLKHKELPLHKLEFKLIERGTT, from the coding sequence ATGTCGAATATTAATGAAATTGCAAAGCTAGCTGAGGTTTCAAGATCAACTGTTTCACGAGTGATTTCCAATAATGGCTATGTAAAAGAAGAAACTAGAAAAAAAGTTCAAAAAATTATTGACGAACTTGATTACACACCCAATCAGAATGCCATTTATTTAAAAAACGGTGAAACCAAGAATATTGGCATTGTATCACCAGACTTTTCAGATGTGCTTACCATTTTTCTAAGTAGTTTTGCAACAATTGCTAAAAAATATGGCTACCAAGTGACTTTATTATTGACAGATTATGATAAAAAAAGTGAAGTGGAAGCTTTTCAAAAATTAAAACAAAAACAAATTGATGGCGTTTTTCATATTGTTCGCTCAAATGAATGGGAAGTACTTGAAAAATACAGTAAATATGGACCCATTGTGACTTGGCAAAGAGTTCAATCAACAAAAATTGATACTATTTTTATGGATCATTATGAAGGGTTCAAATTAGGGCTGTATCATTTGTATGAAAAAGGTCATCGTAAAATCAAACCCTTTTTTGGCATTGAAAAAAGTCTCAATACAGTCGCACGAGTAAAAGCATGGTACGATTTCTGTCTCGAAAAGCAACTTGATCCTAAGCTAGACGATATTATTTATGATTTGCATAGCTCAAATGATGGGAGAAAAATTGCTCAATGGTGGGTAAAGGAAACAACGCCTCCAACGGCAGTTTTATTTCCAACAGATAATGTAGCGGTGGGCTTTTTAGCAGAAGCAAGAGAATTAGAAATCGTTGTTCCTAATCAAGTCGCAATTATAGGGTTTGACAACACTTTTATTTCTGAACTATTTAATTTAACAACCATAGATTATCCCATGCACTTACAAGCAGAGAATGCTTTTTTTAAACTGTACAATCAATTAAAACATAAAGAATTACCGTTGCATAAGCTTGAATTTAAATTAATTGAACGCGGAACCACCTAA